The Streptomyces sp. NBC_00286 nucleotide sequence CGCCATCCGTACGCCCTCCGGGACTTGCAGTGCGCGCACCCTTGCGTGCGCTTCCTTGAGTTGGGACGCGACCGCCGTATAGAGCTCGAGTTGGCCGTCGTGTTCCATGCACAGATTGTGCCATCTGGGGCGAGTTGTCGCCTGCGCAGGGTCAACTGCCGCCTGCCAGACGCTTCCCGCACACCTCAGCACAAGGCCGTGCGAAGGCTCGGTTACCCCAACAAGCCCCTTTGAAACAAGGGGAGTTGAAGCCATTCAGATCCGGCCGCTGACCTCGTCCTCCGGCACACACGGCAGTACCCCCAACCGTCCACGATTGGGGGTACTGAAGCCTGTTGAGCTGGCTGGAATCAGCCTTGCGGGCTCGGGTCCGTTCGCTCTCCGCGCAGACTCCGTGCGTCCGCTCAGACTCGTTGCGTCCGCGGCTTGTAGGCGGGGCGCTTGGACTCGTACGTGGCGATGTCCGCCTCGTTCTGGAGCGTGATGCTGATGTCGTCGAGCCCGTTCAGCAGCCGCCAGCGGGCGTTCTCGTCGAGTTCGAAGGAGGCGGTGATGCCCTCCGCACGAACCTCACGCGCCTCAAGGTCCACAGTGACCTCGGCTTCGGGGTCCTTCTCGGTGAGTTCCCACAGCGCGTCCACGATCTTCTGCTCCAGAACGACCGTGAGCAGACCGTTCTTGAGCGAGTTGCCGCGGAAGATGTCCGCGAAGCGCGAGGAGATGACAGCCTTGAAGCCGTAGTTCTGCAGCGCCCACACGGCGTGCTCGCGCGAGGAGCCCGTACCGAAGTCGGGACCCGCGACGAGGACCGTGGCACCCTTGCGCTCGGGCTGGTTGAGGACGAAGGACGGGTCCTTGCGCCAGGCCTCGAACAGCCCGTCCTCGAAGCCGTCCCTGGTGACCTTCTTGAGCCAGTGGGCCGGGATGATCTGGTCGGTGTCGACGTTGCTGCGGCGCAGCGGGACGGCCCGTCCGGTGTGCGTGGTGAATGCTTCCATGGCCATGGTTCTCAGACTCCAGCGGGCGTACGGACGGCAGACTGGTCGTTCAGGTCGGCGGGGGACGCCAGGTGGCCGAGTACGGCGGTGGCCGCGGCGACCTGCGGCGAGACCAGGTGCGTACGGCCGCCCTTGCCCTGCCTGCCTTCGAAGTTGCGGTTGGAGGTGGACGCGGAGCGCTCACCGGGAGCCAGCTGGTCGGGGTTCATGCCCAGACACATCGAGCAGCCCGCGTGCCGCCATTCGGCGCCGGCCTCCTTGAAGACGAGGTCCAGTCCCTCCTCGACGGCCTGCAGCCCCACGCGCGCGGAGCCCGGAACGACCAGCATCCGTACGCCGTCGGCGACTTTGCGGCCCTCGACGATCGCGGCGGCCGCACGCAGGTCCTCGATACGGCCGTTGGTGCAGGAGCCTACGAAGACGGTGTCGACCTTGATGTCGCGCAGCGGCTGTCCGGCGGTCAACCCCATGTATTCCAGGGCCTTTTCGGCGGCGTGGCGCTCCGAAGCGTCCTCGTACGAAGCAGGATCGGGGACGGACGCCGAAAGCGGCGCTCCCTGGCCCGGGTTGGTGCCCCAGGTGACGAACGGCGCGAGAGCGGCGGCGTCGATGACGACCTCGGCGTCGAACTCCGCGTCCTCGTCCGACTTGAGGGTCTTCCAGTACGCGACGGCGGCGTCCCAGTCCTCGCCCTCGGGGGCGTGGGCGCGGCCCTTGATGTACTCGAAGGTGGTCTCGTCGGGGGCGATCATGCCCGCGCGGGCACCGGCCTCGATCGACATGTTGCAGATGGTCATTCGGGCCTCCATCGAGAGCTTCTCGATGGCGGAGCCGCGGTACTCCAGGATGTAGCCCTGGCCGCCGCCCGTACCGATCTTGGCGATGATCGCCAGGATCAGGTCCTTGGCCGTGACGTCCTCGGGCAGTTCACCGTCGACCGTGATCGCCATGGTCTTCGGGCGGGCCAGCGGCAGCGTCTGGGTGGCCAGCACATGCTCGACCTGGGAGGTGCCGATGCCGAACGCCAGAGCACCGAAGGCGCCGTGCGTGGAGGTGTGCGAGTCGCCGCAGACCACGGTCATGCCGGGCTGGGTGAGGCCGAGCTGGGGTCCCACGACGTGGACGACGCCCTGCTCGACGTCGCCGAGCGGGTGCAGACGTACGCCGAAATCGGCGCAGTTCTTGCGCAGTGTCTCCAGCTGGACGCGCGAGACCGGGTCCGCGATGGGCTTGTCGATGTCGAGGGTCGGGGTGTTGTGATCCTCGGTCGCGATGGTGAGGTCGAGACGACGCACCGTACGGCCGCTCTTGCGGAGGCCGTCGAAGGCCTGCGGGCTGGTCACCTCGTGCAGCAGGTGCAGATCGATGAAGAGAAGGTCGGGCTCGCCCTCCGCGCGCCGGACGACATGGTCGTCCCAGACCTTCTCCGCGAGTGTCCTACCCATCGCTTTCCCTCCGGCCGGCCTGAATGGCGCCGGCCCAACTAGAGACTTCGGGATGGCCGCGTCCGTCACCCCCGCACCGGACGTCTGCCGCCGGGCCCGCTGGTCTACGGGCCGTTGTACGTACAGGGTGGCGCGTTCCACGGAAAATTGAACTTGCGTTTCACAGAGTGAGACGCGAGTATCGTTGCATGGACAACAGTAGCGGCGTCGGCGTTCTGGACAAGGCAGCCCTTGTCCTGAGCGCCCTGGAGTCCGGTCCGGCCACCCTCGCGGGCCT carries:
- the leuD gene encoding 3-isopropylmalate dehydratase small subunit — translated: MEAFTTHTGRAVPLRRSNVDTDQIIPAHWLKKVTRDGFEDGLFEAWRKDPSFVLNQPERKGATVLVAGPDFGTGSSREHAVWALQNYGFKAVISSRFADIFRGNSLKNGLLTVVLEQKIVDALWELTEKDPEAEVTVDLEAREVRAEGITASFELDENARWRLLNGLDDISITLQNEADIATYESKRPAYKPRTQRV
- the leuC gene encoding 3-isopropylmalate dehydratase large subunit; amino-acid sequence: MGRTLAEKVWDDHVVRRAEGEPDLLFIDLHLLHEVTSPQAFDGLRKSGRTVRRLDLTIATEDHNTPTLDIDKPIADPVSRVQLETLRKNCADFGVRLHPLGDVEQGVVHVVGPQLGLTQPGMTVVCGDSHTSTHGAFGALAFGIGTSQVEHVLATQTLPLARPKTMAITVDGELPEDVTAKDLILAIIAKIGTGGGQGYILEYRGSAIEKLSMEARMTICNMSIEAGARAGMIAPDETTFEYIKGRAHAPEGEDWDAAVAYWKTLKSDEDAEFDAEVVIDAAALAPFVTWGTNPGQGAPLSASVPDPASYEDASERHAAEKALEYMGLTAGQPLRDIKVDTVFVGSCTNGRIEDLRAAAAIVEGRKVADGVRMLVVPGSARVGLQAVEEGLDLVFKEAGAEWRHAGCSMCLGMNPDQLAPGERSASTSNRNFEGRQGKGGRTHLVSPQVAAATAVLGHLASPADLNDQSAVRTPAGV